One Ostrea edulis chromosome 2, xbOstEdul1.1, whole genome shotgun sequence genomic region harbors:
- the LOC125681695 gene encoding putative methyltransferase NSUN7 isoform X3: protein MPPTAESLLLQRRPVTGQNRVTSQFLPHAPSSDFPSSSHFNQHLLRDTANMRMKMSAEGELSNGSDLDVGVQFFHKEPCLYSHQTFTNASKIFFTLRHESLEEKENPYMKRKNKQALTEKVQEIPHLHFLNDQEKRLAFELAFSTLKYQQLFEEILQDCAFYSTYPEFLEDSGLVMVILCDFQGRKFQQRSPLPGETVLPDILEIEQAILECKTHLNAALARHRIKAEAPSLDHLLPDTVRSKEELRSTMPVYGWVNHRRSNMSEVLDSLKDESYRLVSSDDMLEGKMLCVDSLCHDVLRFSPECARDLLKNHLVTAGKLVLQDKSSSIAPHSVKYLVGEDADMIHVNVGSGMTTAHIASLLGVDSHNHIWAFGAQNPTEVRDNMEKLGVKGVKVMTENFLNVDPEDNRFKNAKVILITADCSKSGITNPIDFIVNEGEDMKILKDLSIGDTDISKLGDFALKHTELLKHALKFSKVQAIVYSTRSIHDVENENVVSKAVEFINLVQQRKYPYRVVPPVIPFSSEAIDNKIGIHGKFIKFQPTEKTSGCFIAVVTREPEDSKEAAKDVLARAQAKGLLSGKKRSKVQVSEVQETGQMDNLVNGHTKSEKLLTRRSRRPEQRLLLRSAVSAPQTSSPVHSYIHSPMQARRTVTRPSGVAVGARLFKEGSKRESPVRKDKAMVAEHLKVIKHPAPFSPQKHVQS from the exons ATGCCGCCTACTGCTGAATCTTTATTACTGCAAAGGAGACCCGTTACAGGGCAGAACAGGGTAACCTCACAGTTTCTGCCCCATGCCCCCTCTTCTGATTTTCCCTCCAGCTCTCATTTCAACCAGCATCTGCTGAGAGATACTGCAAATATGCGCATGAAGATGTCCGCAGAGGGAGAACTCTCAAATGGTTCAGATTTGGATGTGGGAGTCCAGTTTTTCCACAAGGAACCTTGCCTTTACAgccaccaaaccttcaccaatgccAGCAAGATTTTCTTTACACTTAGACATGAGAGCTTGGAAGAGAAAGAGAATCCATATatgaaaaggaaaaataagCAAGCCTTGACAGAGAAAGTGCAAGAAATTCCCCATCTTCACTTCTTGAATGACCAGGAGAAAAGATTGGCATTTGAATTGGCATTTTCTACCCTtaaat ACCAGCAGCTGTTTGAAGAGATCCTTCAGGACTGTGCCTTTTATTCCACATACCCAGAG TTTCTGGAGGACAGTGGCCTTGTGATGGTGATACTCTGTGATTTTCAAGGCCGAAAATTCCAACAGAGAAGTCCCCTTCCAGGGGAGACGGTGCTCCCAGACATCCTAGAGATAGAGCAGGCAATTCTGGAATGCAAGACCCACCTGAATGCTGCCCTTGCCAGACATAGAATTAAGGCGGAGGCCCCCTCCTTAGACCATCTCCTCCCAGACACAGTGAGGAGCAAGGAGGAACTAAGGTCCACCATGCCAGTGTATGGCTGGGTCAACCACAGGAGGTCAAA CATGTCCGAGGTGCTGGATTCCTTGAAAGACGAGAGCTACAGACTGGTCAGCTCCGACGACATGTTGGAAGGGAAAATGCTCTGTGTTGACTCCTTGTGTCATGACGTACTGAGGTTCTCTCCTGAGTGTGCCAGGGACTTGCTAAAAAATCACCTTGTTACTGCAGGGAAACTAGTTCTTCAG GACAAGTCTAGTAGTATTGCCCCGCATTCAGTGAAGTACCTTGTAGGAGAGGATGCTGATATGATTCATGTCAATGTTGGGTCGGGAATGACCACCGCTCACATTGCTAGCTTGTTAGGAGTAGACAGTCACAATCATATCTGGGCTTTTGGTGCTCAAAACCCCACAGAAGTTCGAGATAATATGGAGAAACTTGGGGTAAAAG GTGTAAAAGTGATGACTGAGAACTTTCTGAATGTCGACCCTGAGGACAACAGATTTAAGAATGCTAAAGTCATCCTTATCACAGCAGACTGCAGCAAGTCTGGCATCACCAACCCAATAGACTTCATAGTCAATGAGGGGGAAG atatgaAAATTTTGAAGGATTTGTCTATTGGAGATACGGACATAAGTAAACTTGGAGACTTTGCATTAAAACACACAGAGCTTTTGAAGCATGCCCTAAAAT TTTCCAAGGTGCAGGCTATTGTGTATAGCACAAGATCTATCCATGATGTAGAGAATGAAAATGTGGTGTCTAAGGCAGTGGAGTTCATAAACCTGGTACAGCAGAGAAAATATCCATACAGAGTTGTTCCCCCTGTCATTCCATTCTCTAGTGAAGCAATAGACAATAAAATAGGAATCCATGGCAAGTTCATTAAATTCCAACCAACAGAAAAGACAAGTGGATGCTTCATTGCTGTGGTCACTAGAGAG CCTGAAGATTCTAAAGAAGCAGCCAAAGATGTTCTTGCCAGAGCTCAAGCTAAAGGTCTTTTGAGTGGAAAGAAAAGAAGCAAGGTGCAGGTGTCTGAAGTCCAGGAGACTGGTCAGATGGACAACCTGGTTAATGGACACACCAAGTCTGAGAAGCTGCTGACCAGACGGTCCAGGCGACCAGAACAGAGGCTCCTCCTACGCAGTGCTGTGTCTGCTCCTCAGACCTCTAGTCCTGTCCACTCGTACATCCACTCCCCAATGCAGGCCCGTCGAACAGTAACCCGTCCCAGTGGGGTCGCAGTGGGGGCACGGCTCTTTAAGGAGGGCTCTAAAAGAGAGTCGCCTGTCAGGAAGGATAAAGCTATGGTCGCGGAGCACCTCAAAGTTATCAAACATCCAGCACCTTTCAG CCCCCAAAAGCATgttcag TCGTAA
- the LOC125681695 gene encoding putative methyltransferase NSUN7 isoform X2: protein MPPTAESLLLQRRPVTGQNRVTSQFLPHAPSSDFPSSSHFNQHLLRDTANMRMKMSAEGELSNGSDLDVGVQFFHKEPCLYSHQTFTNASKIFFTLRHESLEEKENPYMKRKNKQALTEKVQEIPHLHFLNDQEKRLAFELAFSTLKYQQLFEEILQDCAFYSTYPEFLEDSGLVMVILCDFQGRKFQQRSPLPGETVLPDILEIEQAILECKTHLNAALARHRIKAEAPSLDHLLPDTVRSKEELRSTMPVYGWVNHRRSNMSEVLDSLKDESYRLVSSDDMLEGKMLCVDSLCHDVLRFSPECARDLLKNHLVTAGKLVLQDKSSSIAPHSVKYLVGEDADMIHVNVGSGMTTAHIASLLGVDSHNHIWAFGAQNPTEVRDNMEKLGVKGVKVMTENFLNVDPEDNRFKNAKVILITADCSKSGITNPIDFIVNEGEDMKILKDLSIGDTDISKLGDFALKHTELLKHALKFSKVQAIVYSTRSIHDVENENVVSKAVEFINLVQQRKYPYRVVPPVIPFSSEAIDNKIGIHGKFIKFQPTEKTSGCFIAVVTREPEDSKEAAKDVLARAQAKGLLSGKKRSKVQVSEVQETGQMDNLVNGHTKSEKLLTRRSRRPEQRLLLRSAVSAPQTSSPVHSYIHSPMQARRTVTRPSGVAVGARLFKEGSKRESPVRKDKAMVAEHLKVIKHPAPFSRKKLKKGKKTR from the exons ATGCCGCCTACTGCTGAATCTTTATTACTGCAAAGGAGACCCGTTACAGGGCAGAACAGGGTAACCTCACAGTTTCTGCCCCATGCCCCCTCTTCTGATTTTCCCTCCAGCTCTCATTTCAACCAGCATCTGCTGAGAGATACTGCAAATATGCGCATGAAGATGTCCGCAGAGGGAGAACTCTCAAATGGTTCAGATTTGGATGTGGGAGTCCAGTTTTTCCACAAGGAACCTTGCCTTTACAgccaccaaaccttcaccaatgccAGCAAGATTTTCTTTACACTTAGACATGAGAGCTTGGAAGAGAAAGAGAATCCATATatgaaaaggaaaaataagCAAGCCTTGACAGAGAAAGTGCAAGAAATTCCCCATCTTCACTTCTTGAATGACCAGGAGAAAAGATTGGCATTTGAATTGGCATTTTCTACCCTtaaat ACCAGCAGCTGTTTGAAGAGATCCTTCAGGACTGTGCCTTTTATTCCACATACCCAGAG TTTCTGGAGGACAGTGGCCTTGTGATGGTGATACTCTGTGATTTTCAAGGCCGAAAATTCCAACAGAGAAGTCCCCTTCCAGGGGAGACGGTGCTCCCAGACATCCTAGAGATAGAGCAGGCAATTCTGGAATGCAAGACCCACCTGAATGCTGCCCTTGCCAGACATAGAATTAAGGCGGAGGCCCCCTCCTTAGACCATCTCCTCCCAGACACAGTGAGGAGCAAGGAGGAACTAAGGTCCACCATGCCAGTGTATGGCTGGGTCAACCACAGGAGGTCAAA CATGTCCGAGGTGCTGGATTCCTTGAAAGACGAGAGCTACAGACTGGTCAGCTCCGACGACATGTTGGAAGGGAAAATGCTCTGTGTTGACTCCTTGTGTCATGACGTACTGAGGTTCTCTCCTGAGTGTGCCAGGGACTTGCTAAAAAATCACCTTGTTACTGCAGGGAAACTAGTTCTTCAG GACAAGTCTAGTAGTATTGCCCCGCATTCAGTGAAGTACCTTGTAGGAGAGGATGCTGATATGATTCATGTCAATGTTGGGTCGGGAATGACCACCGCTCACATTGCTAGCTTGTTAGGAGTAGACAGTCACAATCATATCTGGGCTTTTGGTGCTCAAAACCCCACAGAAGTTCGAGATAATATGGAGAAACTTGGGGTAAAAG GTGTAAAAGTGATGACTGAGAACTTTCTGAATGTCGACCCTGAGGACAACAGATTTAAGAATGCTAAAGTCATCCTTATCACAGCAGACTGCAGCAAGTCTGGCATCACCAACCCAATAGACTTCATAGTCAATGAGGGGGAAG atatgaAAATTTTGAAGGATTTGTCTATTGGAGATACGGACATAAGTAAACTTGGAGACTTTGCATTAAAACACACAGAGCTTTTGAAGCATGCCCTAAAAT TTTCCAAGGTGCAGGCTATTGTGTATAGCACAAGATCTATCCATGATGTAGAGAATGAAAATGTGGTGTCTAAGGCAGTGGAGTTCATAAACCTGGTACAGCAGAGAAAATATCCATACAGAGTTGTTCCCCCTGTCATTCCATTCTCTAGTGAAGCAATAGACAATAAAATAGGAATCCATGGCAAGTTCATTAAATTCCAACCAACAGAAAAGACAAGTGGATGCTTCATTGCTGTGGTCACTAGAGAG CCTGAAGATTCTAAAGAAGCAGCCAAAGATGTTCTTGCCAGAGCTCAAGCTAAAGGTCTTTTGAGTGGAAAGAAAAGAAGCAAGGTGCAGGTGTCTGAAGTCCAGGAGACTGGTCAGATGGACAACCTGGTTAATGGACACACCAAGTCTGAGAAGCTGCTGACCAGACGGTCCAGGCGACCAGAACAGAGGCTCCTCCTACGCAGTGCTGTGTCTGCTCCTCAGACCTCTAGTCCTGTCCACTCGTACATCCACTCCCCAATGCAGGCCCGTCGAACAGTAACCCGTCCCAGTGGGGTCGCAGTGGGGGCACGGCTCTTTAAGGAGGGCTCTAAAAGAGAGTCGCCTGTCAGGAAGGATAAAGCTATGGTCGCGGAGCACCTCAAAGTTATCAAACATCCAGCACCTTTCAG TCGTAAAAAGCTCAAGAAGGGCAAGAAGACTAGGTAA
- the LOC125681695 gene encoding putative methyltransferase NSUN7 isoform X1 has translation MPPTAESLLLQRRPVTGQNRVTSQFLPHAPSSDFPSSSHFNQHLLRDTANMRMKMSAEGELSNGSDLDVGVQFFHKEPCLYSHQTFTNASKIFFTLRHESLEEKENPYMKRKNKQALTEKVQEIPHLHFLNDQEKRLAFELAFSTLKYQQLFEEILQDCAFYSTYPEFLEDSGLVMVILCDFQGRKFQQRSPLPGETVLPDILEIEQAILECKTHLNAALARHRIKAEAPSLDHLLPDTVRSKEELRSTMPVYGWVNHRRSNMSEVLDSLKDESYRLVSSDDMLEGKMLCVDSLCHDVLRFSPECARDLLKNHLVTAGKLVLQDKSSSIAPHSVKYLVGEDADMIHVNVGSGMTTAHIASLLGVDSHNHIWAFGAQNPTEVRDNMEKLGVKGVKVMTENFLNVDPEDNRFKNAKVILITADCSKSGITNPIDFIVNEGEDMKILKDLSIGDTDISKLGDFALKHTELLKHALKFSKVQAIVYSTRSIHDVENENVVSKAVEFINLVQQRKYPYRVVPPVIPFSSEAIDNKIGIHGKFIKFQPTEKTSGCFIAVVTREPEDSKEAAKDVLARAQAKGLLSGKKRSKVQVSEVQETGQMDNLVNGHTKSEKLLTRRSRRPEQRLLLRSAVSAPQTSSPVHSYIHSPMQARRTVTRPSGVAVGARLFKEGSKRESPVRKDKAMVAEHLKVIKHPAPFSPQKHVQVKKNHCCMKSKAVKQASSTGLQIKM, from the exons ATGCCGCCTACTGCTGAATCTTTATTACTGCAAAGGAGACCCGTTACAGGGCAGAACAGGGTAACCTCACAGTTTCTGCCCCATGCCCCCTCTTCTGATTTTCCCTCCAGCTCTCATTTCAACCAGCATCTGCTGAGAGATACTGCAAATATGCGCATGAAGATGTCCGCAGAGGGAGAACTCTCAAATGGTTCAGATTTGGATGTGGGAGTCCAGTTTTTCCACAAGGAACCTTGCCTTTACAgccaccaaaccttcaccaatgccAGCAAGATTTTCTTTACACTTAGACATGAGAGCTTGGAAGAGAAAGAGAATCCATATatgaaaaggaaaaataagCAAGCCTTGACAGAGAAAGTGCAAGAAATTCCCCATCTTCACTTCTTGAATGACCAGGAGAAAAGATTGGCATTTGAATTGGCATTTTCTACCCTtaaat ACCAGCAGCTGTTTGAAGAGATCCTTCAGGACTGTGCCTTTTATTCCACATACCCAGAG TTTCTGGAGGACAGTGGCCTTGTGATGGTGATACTCTGTGATTTTCAAGGCCGAAAATTCCAACAGAGAAGTCCCCTTCCAGGGGAGACGGTGCTCCCAGACATCCTAGAGATAGAGCAGGCAATTCTGGAATGCAAGACCCACCTGAATGCTGCCCTTGCCAGACATAGAATTAAGGCGGAGGCCCCCTCCTTAGACCATCTCCTCCCAGACACAGTGAGGAGCAAGGAGGAACTAAGGTCCACCATGCCAGTGTATGGCTGGGTCAACCACAGGAGGTCAAA CATGTCCGAGGTGCTGGATTCCTTGAAAGACGAGAGCTACAGACTGGTCAGCTCCGACGACATGTTGGAAGGGAAAATGCTCTGTGTTGACTCCTTGTGTCATGACGTACTGAGGTTCTCTCCTGAGTGTGCCAGGGACTTGCTAAAAAATCACCTTGTTACTGCAGGGAAACTAGTTCTTCAG GACAAGTCTAGTAGTATTGCCCCGCATTCAGTGAAGTACCTTGTAGGAGAGGATGCTGATATGATTCATGTCAATGTTGGGTCGGGAATGACCACCGCTCACATTGCTAGCTTGTTAGGAGTAGACAGTCACAATCATATCTGGGCTTTTGGTGCTCAAAACCCCACAGAAGTTCGAGATAATATGGAGAAACTTGGGGTAAAAG GTGTAAAAGTGATGACTGAGAACTTTCTGAATGTCGACCCTGAGGACAACAGATTTAAGAATGCTAAAGTCATCCTTATCACAGCAGACTGCAGCAAGTCTGGCATCACCAACCCAATAGACTTCATAGTCAATGAGGGGGAAG atatgaAAATTTTGAAGGATTTGTCTATTGGAGATACGGACATAAGTAAACTTGGAGACTTTGCATTAAAACACACAGAGCTTTTGAAGCATGCCCTAAAAT TTTCCAAGGTGCAGGCTATTGTGTATAGCACAAGATCTATCCATGATGTAGAGAATGAAAATGTGGTGTCTAAGGCAGTGGAGTTCATAAACCTGGTACAGCAGAGAAAATATCCATACAGAGTTGTTCCCCCTGTCATTCCATTCTCTAGTGAAGCAATAGACAATAAAATAGGAATCCATGGCAAGTTCATTAAATTCCAACCAACAGAAAAGACAAGTGGATGCTTCATTGCTGTGGTCACTAGAGAG CCTGAAGATTCTAAAGAAGCAGCCAAAGATGTTCTTGCCAGAGCTCAAGCTAAAGGTCTTTTGAGTGGAAAGAAAAGAAGCAAGGTGCAGGTGTCTGAAGTCCAGGAGACTGGTCAGATGGACAACCTGGTTAATGGACACACCAAGTCTGAGAAGCTGCTGACCAGACGGTCCAGGCGACCAGAACAGAGGCTCCTCCTACGCAGTGCTGTGTCTGCTCCTCAGACCTCTAGTCCTGTCCACTCGTACATCCACTCCCCAATGCAGGCCCGTCGAACAGTAACCCGTCCCAGTGGGGTCGCAGTGGGGGCACGGCTCTTTAAGGAGGGCTCTAAAAGAGAGTCGCCTGTCAGGAAGGATAAAGCTATGGTCGCGGAGCACCTCAAAGTTATCAAACATCCAGCACCTTTCAG CCCCCAAAAGCATgttcaggtaaaaaaaaatcattgctgCATGAAATCAAAAGCTGTAAAACAAGCTTCTTCTACTGGCTTGCAAATAAAAATGTAA